The following proteins are encoded in a genomic region of Pseudomonadota bacterium:
- a CDS encoding cell division protein, whose protein sequence is MFSRPVELQLRRDPSARTLPWIIALMVFLAGLALGGMFSLGSALERWSQGLSGTLTVQLLPPDSGETMPGTFGDRLARTLEILRNTPGVQRAVALTDAEVAALLAPWLGEGEIFPELPLPKLVDVTLDTKKRVNMAELEARLAAEVPNALLDDHRQWIDRLVFLTRAGEIAAAGIVLLIGLAAIAMIAFTTRTGLAIHFNTIELLHIFGARDGYIANQFQTNAMGLGFRGGLAGTALAALLLAAAGLLVERLDLAVLSGFFLTPRHWIAISLLPFATAIIAMGTARVTVLRKLARMV, encoded by the coding sequence ATGTTTTCTAGGCCCGTTGAGCTTCAGCTTCGCCGCGATCCATCGGCGCGGACACTCCCCTGGATCATCGCTTTAATGGTTTTCCTGGCGGGGCTTGCCCTTGGCGGCATGTTCTCGCTCGGCTCGGCGCTCGAACGGTGGAGCCAAGGACTTTCCGGAACCCTTACCGTCCAGTTGTTGCCCCCCGATTCAGGCGAGACGATGCCCGGTACGTTCGGCGATCGCCTCGCCCGGACCCTTGAAATCCTGCGCAACACGCCCGGCGTGCAGCGCGCCGTGGCCCTGACGGATGCGGAGGTTGCCGCCCTTCTCGCACCCTGGCTTGGCGAAGGCGAGATTTTCCCGGAACTGCCTTTGCCAAAGCTGGTCGACGTCACCCTGGACACGAAGAAGCGGGTAAACATGGCGGAATTGGAGGCGCGACTCGCCGCAGAAGTGCCGAACGCGTTGCTGGACGACCATCGGCAATGGATTGACCGGCTGGTTTTTCTCACGCGGGCCGGCGAAATCGCCGCCGCCGGAATTGTTCTTTTAATCGGACTTGCCGCCATCGCTATGATTGCCTTCACGACCCGTACTGGACTTGCCATTCACTTCAATACAATTGAGCTGCTGCATATTTTCGGTGCCCGCGATGGCTACATCGCCAACCAGTTTCAAACCAACGCCATGGGCCTCGGGTTTCGCGGCGGGCTTGCGGGCACTGCGCTTGCCGCCCTCTTGCTTGCGGCGGCCGGCCTGCTGGTCGAACGGCTCGATCTTGCCGTCTTAAGCGGATTTTTCTTAACGCCCCGACACTGGATAGCGATCTCTTTGCTGCCCTTCGCGACGGCCATCATTGCAATGGGAACCGCTCGGGTTACGGTGCTCCGAAAACTTGCCCGGATGGTCTGA
- a CDS encoding prephenate/arogenate dehydrogenase family protein, giving the protein MASSSLFERVALIGLGLIGSSIARVMKRDGLADEIVGCARSEETRKKAMELGFLDRVTAEAGEAAEGADLVILCTPLGTYKVLGEAVAPHLKKGAILSDVGSVKGAVLKVLGPLVPEGVHFVPAHPVAGTEHSGPEAGFDTLFDGRWCVLTPPAGTPKEVVARVAEFWRRAGSQVEIMDAAHHDKVMAITSHLPHLIAYTIVGTATDLEELERTEVIKFSASGFRDFTRIAASDPIMWRDIFLNNQEAVLEMLGRFTEDLTALQRAIRWGDSKTLEDLFTRTRAIRRRIIDAKQA; this is encoded by the coding sequence ATGGCGTCATCGTCTTTGTTCGAAAGGGTTGCGCTGATCGGCCTTGGGCTGATCGGGTCGTCGATCGCCCGCGTCATGAAGCGTGACGGTTTGGCCGATGAGATCGTCGGCTGTGCGCGCTCCGAGGAAACGCGCAAGAAGGCGATGGAGCTTGGCTTCCTTGACCGTGTTACGGCGGAGGCGGGAGAAGCGGCGGAAGGGGCGGACCTCGTCATCCTCTGCACCCCCCTCGGCACCTACAAGGTCTTGGGCGAAGCGGTAGCGCCGCATCTGAAGAAGGGGGCGATCTTAAGCGACGTGGGTTCGGTTAAGGGGGCCGTCCTCAAGGTGTTGGGGCCTCTTGTCCCGGAAGGCGTTCATTTCGTGCCGGCCCACCCGGTCGCCGGCACCGAGCATTCCGGGCCGGAGGCGGGCTTTGATACCCTTTTTGATGGGCGCTGGTGCGTGCTGACGCCACCCGCGGGCACGCCAAAGGAGGTCGTCGCGCGCGTTGCCGAGTTCTGGCGGCGGGCTGGCAGCCAAGTCGAAATCATGGACGCCGCTCATCACGACAAGGTGATGGCGATCACCTCCCATCTGCCGCACCTGATTGCCTACACGATCGTCGGAACGGCGACCGATTTGGAGGAATTGGAACGCACCGAAGTCATCAAGTTTTCGGCCTCCGGCTTTCGTGACTTCACGCGCATCGCCGCCTCCGACCCGATCATGTGGCGCGATATTTTCCTGAATAATCAGGAAGCGGTTCTTGAGATGCTCGGCCGTTTCACGGAGGATTTGACCGCGCTACAGCGCGCCATCCGCTGGGGCGACAGCAAGACACTTGAGGATCTGTTTACGCGAACGCGCGCCATTCGCCGCCGGATCATCGACGCGAAGCAGGCTTGA
- a CDS encoding HAD-IIIA family hydrolase, with protein MRLVLLDRDGVLVEDRPDYVKHPGELVLLPGVGEALARLNRAGVPVALVTNQSVVGRGIINESMLHRIHDHLRSQLHREGAFLDAIYYATDSPDAAGPRRKPNPGMLKEALARFAAEPRTTPMVGDTLGDLEAAAAAGCQRILVRTGKGATTQAAGLPERVLPVAIYENLAEAVDALLKERG; from the coding sequence ATGCGGCTCGTTCTTCTCGATCGTGACGGCGTCCTGGTCGAGGACCGGCCGGACTATGTCAAGCATCCGGGTGAACTGGTCCTGTTGCCGGGGGTGGGAGAAGCTTTGGCTCGCCTCAATCGGGCGGGGGTTCCGGTTGCGCTTGTGACAAATCAGTCCGTGGTCGGCCGTGGCATCATCAATGAATCGATGCTGCACCGCATCCATGACCATTTGCGAAGCCAACTTCACCGGGAGGGCGCTTTCCTCGACGCCATCTACTACGCAACGGATTCGCCCGACGCGGCGGGACCGCGGCGGAAACCGAACCCCGGCATGCTCAAAGAAGCGCTCGCGCGGTTCGCGGCCGAGCCGCGGACGACGCCAATGGTCGGAGACACGCTCGGGGACCTGGAGGCGGCGGCGGCGGCGGGTTGCCAGCGCATCCTCGTCCGCACCGGCAAGGGTGCGACGACCCAGGCGGCGGGCCTCCCGGAACGCGTGCTTCCCGTTGCGATCTATGAGAACCTTGCGGAAGCCGTGGATGCCTTGCTCAAGGAACGGGGATGA
- a CDS encoding adenosylcobalamin-dependent ribonucleoside-diphosphate reductase, with protein sequence MVPISPISQQIWDMKYRLKTATGEPVDKTIEDSWRRVADALAQPEKDPAHWADRFYEILADFRFLPAGRVLAGAGTKRDVTLFNCFVMGTIPDAMGGIFEHLKEAALTMQQGGGIGYDFSTLRPKGAPVHGVGADASGPLSFMDVWDAMCRTIMSAGSRRGAMMATMRCDHPDIEAFVEAKREAGRLRMFNLSVLATDAFMQAVKEDGAWELVFNGVCYKSLPARELWNKIMQATYAYAEPGVIFIDRINQRNNLHYCEEIYATNPCGEQPLPPYGACLLGSINLARLVQDSFSDQARINVEELSRIVAVAVRLLDNVIDVSKFPLPQQRQEAQAKRRIGLGVTGLADALILCKARYGGKRAIALTREWMHAIQRSAYLASTELAEEKGCFPLYDSEAYLAGQTVLEFDADVREAIRKKGIRNALLTSVAPTGTISLFADNVSSGLEPVFSYTYKRRILMADGRRREEEVSDYAYRLYRKMKGEKAPLPDYFVDTQHLLPHEHLEMQATVQAYVDSSISKTINCPENLPFEDFKNIYLDAHAMGCKGCTTYRPNAITGAVLVAEKSEAAETTQAELPLDPHRAGPRPEDALEAGGVVYMTRPLDRPGELPGQTYKLKWPDSDHALYITLNDVIQDGRRRPFEIFVNSKNMEHYAWTVALTRMISAVFRRGGDVSFVVEELKAVFDPRGGQWMGGRYIPSLLAAIGEVIERHMIAIGFLAKPATEERPKAKAEKQVVGLPRSRLSQCPKCGQASVIHQEGCDRCTACDYSRCA encoded by the coding sequence ATGGTGCCCATTTCGCCTATCTCCCAGCAGATCTGGGACATGAAATACCGCCTAAAAACCGCCACCGGCGAGCCTGTGGACAAGACGATCGAGGACAGCTGGCGGCGGGTCGCCGACGCCCTGGCACAGCCAGAAAAAGACCCCGCCCATTGGGCAGACCGTTTCTACGAGATCCTGGCGGATTTCCGCTTCCTGCCGGCCGGCCGCGTCCTGGCGGGCGCCGGCACCAAGCGGGACGTAACGCTTTTCAATTGCTTCGTCATGGGGACCATCCCCGACGCCATGGGCGGCATCTTCGAACATTTGAAGGAAGCCGCTCTCACGATGCAGCAGGGCGGCGGTATCGGGTACGATTTTTCCACGCTGCGCCCGAAAGGGGCGCCGGTTCACGGGGTGGGCGCCGACGCCTCCGGGCCGCTTTCCTTCATGGACGTGTGGGATGCGATGTGCCGGACGATCATGAGCGCCGGCTCCCGACGCGGCGCCATGATGGCGACGATGCGTTGCGACCACCCCGACATCGAGGCTTTCGTCGAAGCGAAACGAGAAGCCGGACGGCTGCGCATGTTCAACCTCTCCGTCCTGGCAACGGACGCCTTCATGCAGGCAGTGAAAGAGGACGGCGCCTGGGAACTTGTCTTCAACGGCGTTTGCTACAAGAGCCTGCCGGCGCGCGAGCTGTGGAACAAAATCATGCAGGCGACTTACGCCTATGCAGAGCCGGGCGTCATCTTCATAGACCGCATCAACCAGCGGAATAACCTCCATTACTGCGAGGAAATCTACGCAACGAACCCTTGCGGCGAACAGCCGCTGCCGCCTTATGGCGCCTGCCTGCTAGGGTCCATCAATCTGGCGCGCTTGGTGCAGGATTCCTTTTCCGATCAGGCGCGGATCAATGTGGAGGAACTTTCCCGCATCGTCGCCGTGGCTGTTCGCCTGCTCGATAATGTGATCGACGTTTCGAAGTTCCCGCTGCCCCAACAAAGACAGGAGGCGCAGGCGAAACGCCGAATCGGCCTTGGCGTCACCGGACTTGCGGACGCGCTTATCCTCTGCAAGGCCCGCTACGGCGGCAAACGGGCGATTGCGCTTACCCGGGAATGGATGCACGCCATCCAACGGAGCGCCTATCTCGCCTCGACGGAACTGGCGGAAGAAAAGGGCTGTTTCCCGCTCTACGATTCGGAAGCCTACCTCGCCGGACAAACCGTCCTGGAATTCGATGCCGACGTAAGGGAAGCGATCCGCAAGAAGGGGATTCGGAACGCCCTCCTCACTTCGGTCGCGCCGACAGGAACGATCTCGCTCTTCGCCGACAACGTCTCCTCCGGGCTCGAGCCGGTCTTCAGCTACACCTATAAGCGGCGCATCCTGATGGCGGACGGCAGACGGCGGGAGGAAGAGGTCAGCGATTACGCCTACCGTCTCTATCGCAAGATGAAGGGAGAGAAGGCGCCCCTGCCGGATTACTTCGTCGATACCCAACACCTTCTTCCCCACGAACATCTCGAGATGCAGGCCACCGTCCAGGCCTACGTGGACAGCTCGATCTCAAAGACAATCAACTGCCCGGAAAACCTGCCCTTCGAGGACTTCAAGAACATCTACCTCGATGCCCACGCGATGGGGTGCAAAGGCTGCACGACCTACCGCCCGAACGCGATCACCGGCGCGGTTCTGGTCGCCGAAAAAAGCGAAGCGGCGGAAACGACCCAGGCCGAACTGCCGCTCGATCCGCACCGAGCCGGGCCGCGGCCGGAGGACGCGCTTGAGGCGGGCGGGGTGGTCTACATGACACGCCCCCTCGACCGCCCCGGCGAGCTTCCCGGACAGACCTACAAGTTGAAGTGGCCGGACAGCGACCACGCCCTTTACATCACGCTCAACGATGTTATCCAGGACGGCAGGCGCCGGCCTTTCGAAATTTTCGTCAACTCGAAAAACATGGAGCATTACGCCTGGACGGTCGCGTTGACACGAATGATCAGCGCCGTTTTCCGCCGCGGCGGAGATGTTTCCTTCGTCGTCGAAGAGCTGAAGGCCGTCTTCGACCCGCGCGGCGGCCAATGGATGGGCGGACGTTACATTCCTTCGCTTCTGGCGGCCATCGGCGAAGTCATCGAACGGCATATGATCGCGATCGGCTTCCTCGCGAAGCCGGCAACCGAAGAAAGGCCGAAGGCGAAGGCGGAAAAACAGGTCGTCGGACTGCCCAGGTCGCGCCTGTCCCAGTGCCCGAAATGCGGCCAGGCAAGCGTCATCCACCAGGAAGGCTGCGACCGTTGCACGGCGTGCGATTATTCGCGCTGTGCCTGA
- a CDS encoding gamma-glutamylcyclotransferase yields the protein MNDTDASAWIFAYGSLMWNPGFAYLEERPALLRGYHRAFCIFSHVYRGSEKKPGLVLGLDRGGACRGRAFRVLRAREAEVLAYLDGRERVTGVYRRRRLMVRVPEGRAPAHAYVADPTHDQYAGRVTPEAAARLIAECAGSAGTNREYFEATLAHLETLGISDDGLRRIRARLETHASQAQRE from the coding sequence TTGAACGATACCGACGCAAGCGCTTGGATTTTTGCCTACGGTTCCCTGATGTGGAACCCCGGCTTCGCGTACCTTGAGGAACGTCCGGCCCTTCTCCGCGGTTACCATCGGGCGTTCTGCATCTTCTCCCATGTGTACCGGGGCTCCGAGAAAAAGCCGGGCCTCGTCTTAGGCCTTGATCGGGGCGGCGCTTGTCGGGGGCGGGCTTTCCGCGTCCTGCGCGCCCGCGAGGCGGAAGTCCTCGCCTATCTCGATGGCCGCGAAAGGGTGACGGGCGTCTACCGGCGAAGACGGCTTATGGTCCGCGTGCCGGAAGGGCGTGCCCCGGCCCACGCCTATGTGGCGGACCCAACCCACGACCAGTACGCGGGCAGGGTGACGCCGGAAGCGGCGGCCCGTCTTATTGCCGAATGCGCAGGGTCGGCCGGAACGAATCGCGAATATTTTGAGGCCACCCTTGCCCATCTAGAGACACTCGGCATTTCCGACGATGGTCTTCGCCGGATACGGGCCCGCCTCGAAACCCACGCGTCTCAGGCACAGCGCGAATAA
- the hisC gene encoding histidinol-phosphate transaminase: MDNLKVRPGILEIEPYVGGRSHLPGMRDAIKLSSNEGALGPSPKAIAAYLEAADALHRYPDGASEALREAIGARFGLDPKRIVCGNGSDDLLTLLARAYAGPEDEVLYSAHGFLLFPILTRGVGARPIAVPERNLTADVEGFLARVTSRTRIVFLANPNNPTGSCLNAAAVRRLRAGLPANVLLVLDSAYAEFVTEGDYSPGADVVDENENVVMTRTFSKIFALGGLRLGWAYCPPAIADVLNRLRAPFNVVRPAQVAGVAALEDVAFFDRARTHNTLWRTWLAEALAKTGLQVYPSATNFLLVRFPDDSLHNAEAANRFLNERLIIPRAVANYGLPDCLRITVGKEDEMRAVAKALAEFMS, from the coding sequence GTGGACAATCTAAAAGTTAGGCCAGGCATTCTCGAGATCGAACCTTATGTCGGCGGCCGGTCGCATCTTCCGGGCATGCGGGATGCGATCAAGCTGTCGTCGAACGAGGGCGCTCTCGGGCCAAGCCCGAAGGCGATCGCGGCCTATCTGGAAGCGGCGGATGCGTTGCACCGCTACCCGGACGGGGCCTCGGAGGCGCTGAGAGAAGCCATCGGCGCGCGTTTCGGCCTCGATCCCAAGCGGATCGTATGCGGCAACGGATCGGACGATCTGTTGACCTTGCTTGCCCGAGCCTATGCCGGGCCGGAAGACGAGGTTCTCTACAGCGCGCACGGCTTTCTCCTGTTCCCGATCCTGACCCGCGGCGTCGGCGCGCGACCGATCGCCGTGCCCGAACGCAACCTCACGGCCGACGTGGAAGGGTTCCTTGCGCGGGTGACCTCGCGTACCCGGATCGTTTTTCTCGCCAACCCGAACAACCCGACGGGAAGCTGCCTGAACGCGGCGGCCGTCCGCCGCTTGCGGGCGGGGCTGCCGGCGAACGTGCTTCTGGTTCTCGATTCGGCCTATGCGGAATTCGTGACGGAAGGCGATTACTCGCCGGGCGCGGATGTGGTGGACGAAAACGAAAACGTCGTCATGACGCGGACGTTTTCGAAAATCTTCGCGCTTGGCGGGCTGCGGCTAGGCTGGGCCTACTGTCCGCCGGCGATCGCCGACGTGCTCAACCGGCTGCGGGCCCCCTTCAACGTCGTGCGGCCGGCCCAGGTGGCCGGCGTCGCGGCTCTGGAAGACGTCGCGTTCTTCGACCGTGCCCGGACACACAATACGCTATGGCGGACATGGCTTGCCGAGGCGTTGGCCAAGACCGGCCTCCAGGTTTACCCGAGTGCGACGAATTTTCTTCTCGTGCGTTTTCCGGACGATTCACTGCACAATGCCGAAGCGGCCAACCGCTTTCTGAACGAACGGTTGATCATCCCAAGGGCGGTGGCGAATTACGGCCTGCCGGATTGCCTTCGGATCACGGTTGGCAAGGAGGATGAAATGCGCGCGGTTGCAAAAGCCCTTGCCGAATTTATGAGTTAA
- a CDS encoding response regulator codes for MARVLIAEDEESVRQFVARALTHGGHEVTAVENGLLALDRLMAEPFDLLLTDILMPGMDGIALALKVAKENPEVKVVLMTGYAAERQRAHNLDALIHQVVSKPFTLQEICRIVEETLAAPSRPDR; via the coding sequence ATGGCTCGCGTTCTCATAGCCGAAGATGAAGAATCCGTTCGGCAGTTCGTTGCTCGCGCCTTGACGCATGGCGGTCACGAAGTCACCGCCGTCGAGAATGGCCTGCTTGCCCTTGATCGCTTGATGGCGGAACCTTTTGATTTGCTGCTTACGGATATTCTGATGCCGGGGATGGACGGTATTGCCCTTGCCCTTAAGGTCGCAAAGGAGAATCCCGAAGTGAAGGTCGTGCTGATGACCGGCTACGCGGCGGAGAGGCAGCGCGCCCATAACCTCGATGCCCTCATTCACCAGGTCGTTTCAAAGCCTTTTACGCTTCAGGAAATCTGCCGTATCGTTGAAGAAACGCTAGCCGCCCCCAGCCGGCCGGACCGGTGA
- a CDS encoding lysophospholipid acyltransferase family protein, with amino-acid sequence MTLFLRSALFNLLFFGWTAILAIVCLPILLLPRKYLGFLQRFWSRSMLWLLKHVVGITTEIHGREHLPDGACLIASKHQSAWETVAYVTILREPSFVLKREILFIPIFGLYVWKARLVPINRQAGAKALRRMLRSASEAAREARPIVIFPEGTRVAPGCRRSYQAGIAALYQHLNLPVVPVALNSGLFWSRRSFVKRPGRIALEFLPPISPGLNKRNFLAALEKQIETASARLLAAKENPTTGGVDETVDKKEILP; translated from the coding sequence ATGACGCTCTTTCTGCGTTCCGCTCTTTTCAACCTCCTGTTTTTCGGTTGGACGGCGATCCTTGCGATCGTTTGCCTGCCGATTCTCCTGCTCCCACGGAAATACCTGGGCTTCCTGCAACGGTTCTGGTCGCGCAGCATGCTCTGGCTGCTGAAGCATGTCGTCGGAATCACAACCGAAATTCACGGCCGCGAGCATCTGCCGGACGGCGCCTGCCTGATCGCCTCGAAACATCAGTCCGCATGGGAAACGGTGGCCTACGTCACCATCCTTCGCGAACCAAGTTTTGTCCTGAAACGTGAAATTCTCTTCATCCCAATTTTTGGTCTTTACGTGTGGAAGGCCCGCCTCGTGCCGATTAACCGCCAGGCCGGCGCGAAGGCCCTTCGGCGGATGTTGCGAAGCGCAAGCGAGGCGGCCAGGGAGGCACGGCCGATCGTGATTTTCCCGGAAGGAACGCGCGTGGCACCGGGGTGCCGCCGCTCCTATCAGGCCGGCATTGCAGCGCTTTATCAGCACTTGAATTTGCCGGTCGTGCCGGTGGCATTAAATTCCGGTCTTTTCTGGAGCCGCCGCAGTTTCGTCAAGCGGCCGGGCCGGATCGCGCTTGAATTCCTGCCGCCGATCTCGCCGGGGCTGAACAAAAGAAACTTCCTTGCCGCCCTCGAGAAACAGATCGAGACGGCAAGCGCCCGCCTTCTTGCGGCGAAGGAAAACCCGACAACGGGCGGCGTGGATGAAACTGTGGATAAGAAGGAAATCTTACCGTGA
- the ftsE gene encoding cell division ATP-binding protein FtsE, with product MRYGTGEEILRDISFELAAGSFHFLTGPSGAGKSTLLKLMYLAERPTRGWIRLFGQDVTTLPRRALPALRRRVGIVFQDFRLLDHLSTLENVALPLRLAGAKKKQIAAHVTELLEWVGLADHIDACPPTLSGGQKQRVAIARAVISRPSLLLADEPTGNVDEQSAMRILHLFEELNKIGTTVVIATHNEGLVGRFQYPQLRLSNGELFHRPRNAAPQAAGTVREIA from the coding sequence ATGCGCTATGGCACGGGAGAGGAGATCCTGCGTGACATCTCGTTCGAACTGGCCGCCGGCTCCTTTCACTTCCTGACCGGCCCCAGCGGCGCCGGAAAATCGACTCTTTTGAAGCTGATGTATCTGGCGGAACGGCCTACGCGCGGTTGGATACGCTTGTTCGGCCAGGACGTTACGACGCTCCCTCGCCGGGCGCTGCCGGCCCTTAGGCGGCGGGTCGGGATCGTTTTTCAGGACTTTCGCCTGCTCGACCACCTTTCCACGCTCGAAAACGTGGCCTTACCTTTGCGCCTTGCTGGCGCAAAGAAGAAACAAATCGCGGCGCACGTTACGGAATTGCTCGAATGGGTCGGGCTTGCCGACCACATCGATGCCTGCCCTCCCACCCTCTCGGGAGGGCAGAAGCAGCGCGTGGCCATTGCCCGCGCCGTCATTTCACGGCCGAGTCTCTTGCTGGCGGACGAACCCACCGGCAACGTTGACGAGCAAAGCGCCATGCGAATTCTGCATCTGTTCGAGGAGTTGAACAAGATAGGCACGACAGTCGTTATCGCCACCCACAACGAGGGGCTGGTGGGACGCTTCCAGTATCCACAACTGCGCCTTTCGAACGGCGAGCTTTTTCATCGCCCCCGGAACGCGGCACCGCAAGCAGCCGGCACGGTAAGGGAAATCGCTTGA
- a CDS encoding MJ0042-type zinc finger domain-containing protein, producing the protein MILSCSACSTRYLIDHTQLGLDGRRVRCAKCGHSWYQEPPAMAPQRVDPILAEPWPIPKGSNLPSVRKVQAGGRNFLGWATLALFVLGTVAIGLLARQQVIAAWPPIERLYMLVGLAPEAVGAGLEIRNVTSEHVFEGNSRRLVIKGEVMNVSKDVLSVPVLSGALHGSGEEAVYEWEFTATEARLLPGEAMLFETRVESPPASAETVAIRFAEHD; encoded by the coding sequence ATGATTCTCAGCTGCAGCGCCTGTTCCACGCGTTATTTGATTGACCACACACAGCTTGGCCTGGATGGCCGGCGCGTGCGTTGTGCCAAGTGCGGCCATAGCTGGTACCAGGAGCCGCCCGCAATGGCGCCGCAGCGGGTGGACCCGATTCTCGCCGAACCGTGGCCGATTCCCAAGGGCTCGAATCTGCCAAGCGTTCGAAAAGTCCAGGCCGGCGGGCGGAATTTCCTGGGCTGGGCGACGCTGGCGCTCTTCGTTCTGGGCACCGTCGCCATTGGCCTTCTCGCCCGTCAGCAAGTCATCGCGGCTTGGCCGCCGATCGAACGGCTTTACATGCTTGTCGGCCTCGCGCCGGAGGCCGTCGGTGCCGGGCTGGAGATTCGCAACGTAACCTCGGAACACGTGTTCGAGGGGAACAGCCGGCGGCTCGTCATAAAAGGCGAAGTAATGAACGTATCCAAAGACGTGCTGTCGGTGCCGGTTCTTTCCGGTGCGCTTCACGGTTCCGGCGAAGAGGCCGTTTACGAATGGGAGTTTACCGCAACGGAAGCGCGTCTCCTTCCGGGCGAAGCCATGCTCTTTGAAACGCGCGTTGAAAGCCCCCCCGCGTCGGCAGAGACCGTGGCTATTCGTTTCGCGGAACACGATTGA
- a CDS encoding YdcF family protein: protein MRRAPIFRTRRTRNHRFVVWPLLALGSLAWGYGLAQFSGQIPGEITDTETPTDAIVVLTGGSERLEAGITLYRSAMGTKLFISGVNERVQVQDILPAEATGTDNAGGGIELGYHANDTIGNARETAQWMAEKGFRSLRLVTASYHMPRSLLEFHYAIPEVKIIPHSVFPKTFHRNHWWRWPGSARLVLVEYHKFLLVHLRIFVMTAAGRFAA from the coding sequence ATGAGACGGGCGCCTATTTTCCGCACACGCCGCACGCGAAACCACCGGTTCGTCGTCTGGCCCCTGCTCGCCTTGGGCTCGCTTGCATGGGGCTATGGGCTCGCACAATTCAGTGGCCAAATCCCGGGGGAGATTACGGATACGGAGACGCCCACGGACGCCATCGTCGTACTGACCGGCGGCAGCGAACGCCTGGAGGCTGGCATCACCCTCTACCGTTCTGCGATGGGTACAAAACTTTTTATTTCAGGAGTGAACGAACGGGTCCAGGTGCAGGACATCCTGCCAGCGGAGGCGACCGGCACCGATAACGCCGGCGGCGGCATTGAGCTTGGCTACCACGCGAATGATACGATCGGAAACGCCCGCGAAACGGCACAATGGATGGCGGAGAAGGGTTTTCGGTCCCTGCGGCTCGTGACGGCGAGTTACCACATGCCGCGAAGCCTGCTCGAGTTCCATTACGCGATCCCGGAGGTGAAGATTATTCCCCACTCCGTTTTTCCGAAAACTTTCCATCGCAACCACTGGTGGCGCTGGCCCGGGTCGGCGAGACTTGTACTGGTCGAGTACCACAAGTTTCTGCTGGTGCACCTGCGTATCTTCGTGATGACAGCCGCCGGCCGTTTCGCAGCATGA